The following proteins come from a genomic window of Streptomyces sp. GS7:
- a CDS encoding SapB/AmfS family lantipeptide: protein MANILDLQSLELRDEDIVALGSGNSEHCNDTSGISVVC, encoded by the coding sequence ATGGCGAACATTCTTGACCTGCAGTCCCTGGAGCTTCGTGACGAGGACATCGTCGCCCTGGGCTCCGGCAACAGCGAGCACTGCAACGACACCAGCGGCATCAGCGTCGTCTGCTGA
- a CDS encoding response regulator: MRIVIAEDSALLREGLVQILAKFGHDVVAAVDNAPSLLAAVRDHTPDLAVIDIRLPPGFKDEGIQAAVTLRREHHSLAVLMLSQYLEADYAAELLETGDAGAGYLLKDRIGDVLDFLDSVGRVAAGETVIDPEIVRRLLGRRHGRSSIQALTPRETEVLALMAEGRSNAAIAQDLSVTQAAVAKHIGNIFDKLGLHASGTDHRRVLAVLAYLKR, translated from the coding sequence ATGCGCATCGTGATCGCGGAGGATTCCGCCCTATTACGCGAAGGTCTAGTACAGATCCTGGCGAAATTCGGCCACGATGTGGTGGCGGCAGTGGACAACGCGCCCTCGCTCCTGGCAGCGGTGCGCGACCACACACCCGATCTGGCAGTGATCGACATTCGTCTGCCGCCAGGGTTCAAAGACGAGGGGATACAGGCTGCGGTGACGTTGCGGCGGGAGCACCATAGCCTCGCCGTGCTCATGCTGTCGCAGTACTTGGAGGCCGATTACGCCGCCGAACTGCTAGAGACGGGTGATGCGGGTGCTGGCTATCTCCTCAAAGACCGCATCGGCGACGTTCTCGACTTCCTCGATTCAGTAGGACGGGTAGCCGCCGGGGAGACCGTCATCGACCCAGAGATCGTCCGTCGGCTGCTGGGGCGGCGCCATGGTCGGTCCTCCATACAGGCGCTCACCCCCCGCGAAACGGAGGTGCTCGCGTTAATGGCCGAAGGGCGTTCCAACGCTGCGATCGCTCAAGACCTGTCAGTCACCCAGGCCGCGGTCGCGAAGCATATCGGGAACATCTTCGACAAGCTGGGGCTGCATGCGAGCGGCACGGATCACCGCCGGGTGCTGGCAGTGCTGGCCTATCTCAAGCGCTGA
- a CDS encoding class I SAM-dependent methyltransferase: protein MNQTPATATTAPVITTPTTTPRHNGPTAFLREAARSMHTTGAVAPSGSPLARRLAAPLPAPNGRSPLRVLEIGAGTGTVTRALAESIGPGDRLDTVEINPHFVQLLTEALRTDPALAAASEQIRIIPKSICHTPLPENSYDVIVSCLPFMNFTPDLVRSLMGRYMTALVPGGHLTFFGYLGTLSLRTLLARRAEAARYRAVAAVLAEFSARYGDVNGDSVVWRNLPPARVRHLRAPERCVYGTDSDSFGQ from the coding sequence ATGAACCAGACACCGGCTACCGCCACGACCGCTCCCGTGATCACCACCCCGACCACCACTCCACGCCACAACGGCCCCACCGCGTTCCTCCGGGAAGCCGCCCGTTCCATGCACACCACCGGCGCGGTCGCACCCAGTGGTTCCCCACTCGCACGGCGGCTCGCCGCGCCGCTGCCCGCCCCCAACGGCCGCAGCCCGCTGCGCGTCCTGGAGATCGGCGCGGGAACCGGCACGGTCACCCGCGCCCTGGCCGAAAGCATCGGGCCCGGCGACCGGCTGGACACCGTCGAGATCAACCCCCACTTCGTGCAACTGCTGACCGAGGCGCTGCGGACGGACCCGGCTCTGGCCGCCGCATCCGAGCAGATCCGGATCATCCCGAAGTCGATCTGCCACACCCCGCTGCCCGAGAACAGCTACGACGTGATCGTCTCCTGCCTGCCCTTCATGAATTTCACCCCCGACCTGGTGCGCTCCCTGATGGGTCGGTACATGACCGCCTTGGTCCCTGGCGGACATCTGACCTTCTTCGGCTATCTCGGGACGCTGTCCTTACGGACCCTGCTCGCCCGGCGCGCCGAGGCCGCCCGGTACCGCGCGGTGGCGGCCGTACTGGCCGAGTTCTCCGCCCGCTACGGCGACGTGAATGGCGACAGCGTCGTGTGGCGCAACCTGCCGCCCGCACGGGTTCGGCACCTGAGGGCACCCGAGCGGTGCGTATACGGCACGGACTCGGATTCTTTCGGCCAGTGA
- a CDS encoding sensor histidine kinase produces the protein MNKVTGRAWPWWAEALMVCVVGAGTVQQAYVGAGGALFSPRVGVAVALALSVLLRRRWPVFAMVSTMVGALLLGLFFPLLVVFFYRVAQGRFVFEGLCVVVAMVGSSLAHPGSSLWMTRKYGPLMVLLLAVIIGLWTGNRRRHVASLAEQVNRLRVERELRAEQARLEERTRIAAEMHDVLAHRLTVIALHTGALKRRAADLPEPVADRIGLLRTASTDALGDLRDVLGVLRGHDTEERQASRVPGLPALSTVIEEARAAGQQIEAVLEGDPDSVPASHRLAIHRLAQEALTNARKHAGGAPAQLEVRYGPPQSTVVIHNPAGAPCEAVTEGSGYGLVGLTERVAALNGRLEYGPTGSGGWQVAATIPLDDERSRGAA, from the coding sequence GTGAACAAGGTGACGGGCCGGGCCTGGCCGTGGTGGGCCGAGGCGCTGATGGTCTGCGTCGTCGGTGCGGGAACGGTGCAACAGGCGTATGTAGGCGCGGGTGGCGCGCTGTTCAGCCCCCGCGTCGGGGTGGCCGTGGCGTTAGCCCTCTCGGTCTTACTGCGGCGCCGTTGGCCGGTGTTCGCCATGGTGAGCACCATGGTCGGCGCGTTGCTACTGGGGCTGTTCTTCCCGCTCCTGGTCGTGTTCTTCTACCGTGTCGCTCAGGGCCGGTTCGTTTTCGAGGGGCTGTGCGTGGTGGTCGCGATGGTCGGCAGTTCGCTGGCGCATCCGGGGAGCAGCCTGTGGATGACCCGTAAATACGGGCCGCTGATGGTGCTGCTGCTCGCGGTGATCATCGGGCTGTGGACGGGCAACCGTCGCCGGCACGTCGCCTCGCTCGCCGAACAGGTCAACCGTCTGCGGGTGGAACGAGAACTCCGCGCCGAGCAGGCCCGGTTGGAGGAGCGCACCCGGATCGCCGCCGAAATGCACGATGTGCTCGCCCACCGGCTCACGGTCATCGCCCTGCACACCGGTGCCCTCAAGCGGCGGGCCGCTGACCTCCCCGAGCCCGTGGCCGACCGGATCGGCCTACTGCGCACCGCGTCCACCGACGCGCTCGGCGATCTGCGCGACGTACTGGGGGTGCTGCGCGGCCACGACACCGAGGAGAGGCAAGCCTCACGGGTCCCCGGTCTGCCGGCACTATCGACGGTGATCGAGGAGGCACGGGCGGCTGGACAGCAGATCGAAGCGGTCCTTGAGGGCGACCCCGACTCTGTACCGGCCAGTCATCGGCTCGCCATTCACCGACTTGCGCAAGAAGCCCTGACCAACGCCCGTAAACACGCCGGTGGAGCACCCGCACAACTTGAGGTGCGCTACGGCCCGCCGCAGTCCACGGTGGTGATCCACAACCCGGCCGGTGCCCCCTGCGAGGCCGTGACCGAGGGCTCGGGCTACGGCCTGGTCGGGCTGACCGAGCGGGTCGCCGCGCTCAACGGCCGTCTGGAGTACGGTCCTACGGGATCGGGAGGCTGGCAGGTGGCTGCCACCATCCCGCTCGACGACGAGCGCAGCAGGGGGGCGGCGTGA
- a CDS encoding response regulator transcription factor, with protein MIRTMIVDDDGLVRLALADILQDAPDITVAAQASDGREAVQRATAQRLDVVLMDVRMPHMDGIEATRRLIALPEPPKVVMLTTFDLDQYVYDGLAAGAVGFLLKDTDPADIIRAVEVVADGQAMLHPSAARRLIEHHHHTARGASAAARTRVERLTPREIDVLRLLAGGASNAEIATGLGMRESTVKAHVSRILAALEVDNRVQAALCAKDAGLAR; from the coding sequence GTGATCCGGACGATGATCGTCGACGACGACGGCCTGGTGCGGCTGGCGCTCGCCGACATCCTTCAGGACGCCCCCGACATCACCGTCGCCGCACAGGCATCCGACGGTCGGGAAGCCGTCCAACGGGCCACCGCGCAGCGTCTGGACGTCGTGCTGATGGACGTGCGAATGCCCCACATGGACGGTATCGAGGCCACCAGGCGGCTGATCGCGCTGCCTGAGCCGCCCAAGGTCGTGATGCTCACGACGTTCGACCTGGACCAGTACGTCTACGACGGACTGGCCGCAGGCGCGGTCGGCTTCCTGCTCAAGGACACCGACCCTGCGGACATCATCCGAGCCGTCGAGGTCGTCGCCGATGGGCAGGCCATGCTGCACCCCTCTGCTGCCCGACGGCTCATCGAGCACCATCACCACACGGCACGCGGCGCCTCGGCAGCCGCCCGGACCCGGGTGGAGCGCCTGACGCCGCGCGAGATCGATGTGCTCAGGCTCCTGGCCGGCGGTGCGTCCAACGCCGAGATCGCCACCGGGCTGGGCATGCGAGAGAGCACGGTGAAGGCACACGTCAGCCGCATCCTGGCAGCCCTCGAGGTGGACAATCGGGTACAGGCAGCACTGTGCGCCAAGGACGCCGGGCTAGCGCGCTGA
- a CDS encoding ABC transporter ATP-binding protein, with amino-acid sequence MKMTPPPSLDYRPVTDEHMAVRLRSLRKVHGKGAGAVTALHGIDHGFPAGTFTAVMGPSGSGKSTLLHCAAGLEHPTTGSVVLGGRDLGELSQRQLTLLRRDRVGFVFQDFHLIPALSVAANVELPLRLAGRRPDTHRLNDLLARVGLHDRRRHRPGQLSGGQRQRVALARALITGPEVVFADEPTGALDRASGREVLALLRGAVDDLGATVVMVTHDPQAAAWADEALLLADGRLVDRLAGPEATTAETIAARLAALEV; translated from the coding sequence ATGAAGATGACGCCACCGCCCTCCCTCGACTACCGGCCCGTTACGGATGAGCATATGGCCGTCCGCCTGCGCTCCTTACGCAAGGTGCACGGTAAAGGGGCAGGTGCAGTAACCGCCCTGCACGGTATCGATCACGGCTTTCCTGCAGGCACCTTCACCGCCGTGATGGGGCCATCGGGCTCGGGTAAGTCGACGTTGCTGCATTGCGCGGCCGGGCTGGAGCACCCCACCACGGGCTCCGTCGTCCTTGGCGGCCGTGATCTGGGCGAGCTTTCCCAGCGGCAGTTGACGCTGCTGCGCCGAGACCGCGTCGGCTTTGTCTTCCAGGACTTCCACCTCATTCCCGCGCTGAGCGTCGCCGCCAACGTGGAGTTGCCGCTGCGCTTGGCCGGCCGCCGACCCGATACGCACCGCTTGAACGATCTCTTGGCGCGCGTGGGTTTGCATGACCGCCGCCGGCACCGGCCCGGTCAGCTCTCGGGAGGCCAACGGCAACGCGTCGCTCTTGCCCGCGCTCTGATCACCGGGCCCGAGGTGGTCTTCGCGGACGAGCCTACCGGTGCGCTGGACCGGGCCTCCGGCCGTGAGGTGCTTGCCTTGCTCCGCGGGGCCGTCGACGACCTGGGGGCTACCGTCGTCATGGTGACCCACGACCCACAGGCAGCAGCCTGGGCCGATGAGGCGCTGCTGCTCGCCGACGGACGGCTGGTCGACCGGCTGGCGGGGCCCGAGGCCACCACGGCCGAGACGATTGCGGCCCGCTTGGCCGCCCTGGAGGTGTGA
- a CDS encoding ABC transporter permease, which translates to MLSLVLTSVRTRLGQYLGVLLVSAMSAGLLTLLASVLDSVHHADPGHRAERSAQSLLGLVGGTSGFAALLLVSNTLALVAQQRRTEIGALRVIGATTTQIRIQIVSEAAVVAALGGVAGAAGGTLTLGPVLDWLINHHVLPTGPQPDFSPLGFAVGLLSTIVIAIPAALAAVRGPLRTSAVDALREAAVERRTLPVGRAIAATVALLLAWAVWDRYARKSGAHEALNGALALCMMLLIATWLLLPLVVRPVAALSSLPGRLLSRCTGRLAAANSASAGRRVAAMAGPVLLASGLSTMLLCGNAVSRATATAHNALQQENNAVGMRILMTPLIVCAALGILNTLLLATRQRRGEFAALRLAGSTRAQLLRMLGWESVVVVLSGLLAAGLVIGVFLAGLSTRIVPYLAELPAVLPWADMAKVAAGCAGLGVLGVLVPGVLVLRVNAVHAVE; encoded by the coding sequence GTGCTCTCACTCGTCCTTACCTCCGTCCGTACCCGCCTGGGGCAGTACCTGGGCGTCCTCCTCGTCTCCGCCATGAGCGCGGGTCTACTGACCCTGCTGGCCTCCGTCCTGGACAGTGTCCACCACGCCGATCCGGGGCACCGCGCCGAGCGGTCGGCGCAATCCCTGCTCGGCCTGGTCGGTGGCACCTCCGGCTTCGCCGCCCTGCTATTGGTGTCCAACACTCTCGCTCTGGTGGCTCAGCAGCGGCGTACGGAGATCGGAGCTCTGCGGGTCATCGGAGCGACCACGACGCAGATCCGGATCCAGATCGTGAGCGAGGCCGCAGTGGTCGCGGCACTGGGCGGCGTGGCAGGCGCCGCCGGCGGGACACTCACCCTCGGCCCTGTGCTGGACTGGCTCATCAACCACCACGTTCTGCCGACCGGCCCCCAACCCGACTTCTCGCCCCTCGGCTTCGCCGTCGGGCTGCTCTCCACCATCGTGATCGCCATCCCGGCAGCGTTGGCAGCGGTACGAGGTCCCTTGCGTACGTCCGCGGTCGACGCCCTCCGGGAAGCCGCGGTCGAACGCCGCACGCTGCCCGTCGGCCGCGCCATCGCGGCAACGGTTGCTCTGCTCCTCGCCTGGGCTGTCTGGGACCGTTACGCTCGTAAAAGCGGCGCCCACGAAGCACTCAATGGTGCTTTAGCCCTGTGCATGATGCTGCTCATCGCCACCTGGCTGCTGCTTCCGCTTGTGGTACGCCCGGTGGCCGCGCTCAGCTCCCTGCCTGGACGGTTGCTGTCTCGTTGCACGGGCCGTCTTGCGGCGGCGAACAGCGCGTCGGCGGGACGACGGGTGGCGGCCATGGCAGGTCCGGTGCTTCTGGCGTCTGGGCTCAGCACCATGCTCCTGTGTGGCAACGCCGTATCACGAGCGACCGCCACCGCACATAACGCGCTTCAGCAGGAGAACAACGCCGTCGGCATGCGCATCCTCATGACCCCCTTGATCGTCTGTGCAGCCCTGGGCATCCTCAACACCCTCTTGCTGGCCACTCGTCAGCGCCGTGGAGAGTTCGCGGCGCTTCGGTTGGCCGGGAGCACGCGAGCGCAGCTGCTACGAATGCTGGGCTGGGAGTCTGTCGTCGTCGTACTGAGCGGATTGCTGGCAGCCGGGTTAGTCATCGGGGTTTTCTTGGCCGGACTGTCGACCCGGATCGTGCCCTACCTCGCGGAGCTGCCCGCCGTGTTGCCCTGGGCAGACATGGCTAAAGTGGCCGCAGGCTGTGCCGGATTGGGGGTACTGGGGGTACTCGTCCCTGGCGTGCTGGTACTTCGTGTAAACGCCGTACATGCAGTGGAATAG
- a CDS encoding DedA family protein yields the protein MTMTPGDLLTTVPPPAAYLVITALVVLESVLFLGPFVPTLGLLLVAGGLAYAGTLALPAVIACAAAGAVIGDFQAHWTGHRFGDGLRTGRLSRRVPGPAWDRAYAAIRRRGRPALLVCRFVPLVRTLVPHAAGAARIPYRVLAPFSATAAVAWACTEAGIGYVSAAFRNQLPGAQGVVLTGGAVAAALLLALGVRAAVVRSRSRGLARSNE from the coding sequence ATGACGATGACGCCCGGCGACCTGCTGACGACGGTGCCACCACCCGCCGCGTACCTCGTGATCACGGCGCTGGTGGTGCTGGAGTCGGTGCTCTTCCTCGGCCCGTTCGTGCCCACTCTCGGACTGCTGCTGGTTGCGGGCGGCCTGGCGTATGCGGGCACGCTGGCGCTGCCCGCCGTCATCGCCTGCGCGGCAGCCGGCGCCGTCATCGGGGACTTCCAGGCGCACTGGACCGGCCACCGATTCGGCGACGGCCTGCGCACCGGCCGCTTGAGCCGCCGGGTACCGGGGCCGGCCTGGGACCGGGCTTATGCCGCGATCCGTCGTCGCGGCCGCCCAGCCCTGCTGGTCTGCCGCTTCGTACCACTGGTCCGCACCCTGGTACCGCATGCGGCAGGCGCAGCCAGGATTCCCTACCGCGTCCTGGCCCCGTTCAGCGCGACGGCGGCAGTGGCCTGGGCCTGTACCGAGGCCGGCATCGGTTACGTCAGCGCTGCATTTCGGAACCAACTCCCCGGCGCACAGGGCGTCGTGCTCACAGGGGGTGCCGTCGCAGCCGCACTCCTACTCGCACTTGGTGTACGAGCCGCGGTCGTCCGCAGCCGTTCTCGCGGCCTGGCGCGGAGCAACGAATAG
- a CDS encoding sensor histidine kinase, with amino-acid sequence MELQAQERGAAIYALLGQKSKRLGQSALYLAGGFPVALLWLVVWLPTVALGAATALIAIGLPVLAVAALFGIPFGVVERARLRLFTGRRVPTPHAPHAREDGGALVWAWRRIREPATWWELGYAAVHCAVAVADFALVAGSLLLSASLLTAPLLRGFTRDGELRVAVFAARTGLQALLLVPCGGVVLVVVFLVLTRYAEIRARIATSLLTKGRSVASPHQDGKIGQLVRSRARILGAFDAERRRIERDLHDGAQQRLTALIMTLGLARLELADSDPAARQLVDKAYQEARTTLNELRDLVHGIYPAALTDRGLPTALTALAEDCAVPTEAEIDLEGMRTRPPEAVEAATYFVACEALTNVVKHSGATEARLSLRRVGPHLVLEVYDNGVGGVDAEAGSGLLGLADRVAAFEGSVHVSSPDGGPTRLHVEIPCAS; translated from the coding sequence GTGGAGCTGCAGGCGCAGGAGCGTGGCGCGGCGATATACGCGTTGCTGGGCCAGAAGTCAAAGCGGCTGGGCCAGTCGGCACTGTATCTGGCTGGTGGCTTTCCAGTGGCTCTGCTCTGGCTGGTGGTCTGGCTCCCCACGGTGGCACTCGGCGCAGCGACTGCCCTGATTGCCATCGGGCTCCCTGTGCTTGCCGTTGCGGCGCTCTTTGGTATCCCGTTTGGAGTGGTGGAACGGGCCCGACTTCGTCTGTTCACGGGCCGAAGGGTGCCCACGCCCCACGCACCGCATGCACGAGAGGACGGTGGGGCGCTGGTGTGGGCATGGCGGCGGATCAGGGAGCCTGCGACGTGGTGGGAACTCGGCTACGCGGCGGTCCACTGTGCGGTTGCCGTCGCCGACTTCGCCCTAGTTGCGGGCAGTCTGCTGCTGTCCGCCAGTCTTCTCACAGCTCCGCTGCTACGCGGCTTCACGCGCGATGGCGAGCTGCGGGTCGCCGTATTCGCGGCGCGTACGGGCCTTCAGGCGCTGCTTCTGGTGCCGTGCGGAGGCGTGGTGCTGGTTGTCGTCTTCCTGGTGCTCACCAGGTATGCGGAGATTCGGGCCCGTATCGCTACGAGCTTGCTGACCAAGGGGCGCAGCGTCGCGTCACCACATCAGGACGGAAAGATCGGCCAGTTGGTGCGCTCTAGGGCTCGCATTCTGGGGGCGTTCGATGCGGAGCGTCGCCGGATCGAGCGAGACCTACATGACGGGGCACAGCAACGACTCACCGCACTCATCATGACTCTGGGCCTGGCGCGCCTGGAGCTTGCCGACAGCGATCCCGCGGCCAGACAACTGGTCGACAAGGCATACCAAGAGGCCCGCACCACCCTCAACGAGCTGCGGGACCTGGTCCACGGTATCTACCCTGCGGCACTCACCGACCGCGGACTGCCGACCGCTCTCACCGCCCTGGCTGAGGACTGTGCCGTACCGACGGAAGCGGAGATCGATCTGGAAGGCATGCGGACACGCCCGCCGGAAGCGGTAGAAGCGGCAACGTACTTCGTGGCCTGCGAAGCGCTGACCAATGTCGTCAAGCACAGCGGCGCGACCGAGGCACGGCTGTCTCTGCGCCGCGTGGGGCCTCATTTGGTCTTGGAGGTATATGACAACGGCGTTGGCGGTGTCGATGCCGAGGCCGGCAGCGGCCTGCTGGGCCTGGCCGACCGTGTGGCCGCCTTCGAAGGATCCGTTCATGTGTCGAGTCCGGACGGCGGGCCGACCCGCTTACACGTGGAGATTCCATGCGCATCGTGA
- a CDS encoding ABC transporter ATP-binding protein, whose amino-acid sequence MHGRQQERSGRAPGTWRRIAACAAPFRGRLMGFFCLVLIESALIVLPALLTQRIVDEGVLRHDKSRIIELVVLLVALATVTAVVTYFERRLAVGIGEGMTLNLRQRAFSHVQRMSVAFFTKVPTGSLVTRLDSDVLGAQRAFTTTASTLLSNLVAVVSVAVTMVFLSWQITALAAVLVPACLLPARVLNRRLRRLNRNQLTDNAALVSFMTERFSSQGAFLTKLYGRPVTEVQHFERRGRQLHDAGIRLTVTNAMLALTVSWLATMGTATVYLAGGLLAVDGGITVGTLMAMITLMARLYGPITSLSQSRSEVTAAVVSFERIFEVLDLPPDVQDSPTAVALPPDAASITFENVRFHHQTPSGSSLVTLDKEAPIGGKERDVLRGLDLHVEAGRTLAVVGPSGVGKSTLVNLVCRLYDPVSGTVRIGQHDLRTVSQESIRDAIGVVAQDSHFFHDTLRANLTYALPDATDEACESACRAAMVWDTVQRLPGGLDTVVGDGGHHLSGGERQRLAIARLLLKNPRIVVLDEATAHLDSESERRVQQALARALHGRTALIVAHRLSTVRGADRIVLLQDGGVAESGTHEELLAANGLYASLYRTQFGDGMAGAGHPIGISA is encoded by the coding sequence ATGCACGGCAGGCAACAGGAGCGAAGTGGTCGGGCTCCAGGCACGTGGCGCCGGATCGCAGCATGCGCCGCGCCCTTTCGCGGCCGCCTCATGGGTTTCTTCTGCCTCGTGCTGATTGAGTCGGCACTGATAGTTCTGCCGGCACTGCTCACCCAACGCATCGTAGATGAGGGGGTGTTGCGGCACGACAAGAGCCGGATTATCGAGCTGGTAGTACTGCTCGTGGCGTTGGCAACTGTCACCGCCGTGGTGACTTATTTCGAGCGGCGTCTGGCCGTTGGCATTGGAGAGGGGATGACCCTCAACCTGCGGCAGCGCGCCTTTTCCCACGTGCAACGCATGTCTGTCGCCTTCTTCACCAAGGTGCCAACCGGAAGCCTTGTCACTCGTCTGGACTCCGATGTCCTGGGGGCCCAAAGAGCATTTACCACCACCGCGTCCACTCTGCTGTCGAACCTTGTAGCAGTCGTTTCGGTGGCGGTCACCATGGTCTTCCTGTCCTGGCAGATCACCGCCCTGGCTGCCGTATTGGTGCCCGCATGCCTACTGCCGGCTCGGGTTCTCAACCGACGGCTGCGCCGCCTGAACCGGAACCAATTGACGGATAACGCCGCACTCGTGAGCTTCATGACTGAACGGTTCAGCAGCCAGGGGGCGTTTCTCACCAAGCTCTACGGCCGGCCTGTGACTGAGGTCCAGCACTTCGAGCGCCGTGGCAGGCAGCTGCATGATGCCGGCATACGGCTGACGGTTACCAATGCCATGCTGGCGCTCACCGTCTCCTGGCTGGCGACCATGGGCACCGCCACGGTCTATCTGGCAGGGGGGCTCTTGGCTGTCGACGGCGGCATCACCGTGGGCACACTCATGGCCATGATTACCCTGATGGCTCGCCTCTACGGACCCATCACCTCTCTCTCGCAGTCCCGCTCCGAGGTCACCGCTGCGGTCGTCAGCTTCGAGCGCATATTTGAGGTTCTGGACCTTCCTCCCGACGTCCAGGACAGCCCCACGGCCGTGGCATTGCCCCCAGATGCGGCGTCCATCACCTTCGAGAACGTCCGCTTCCACCACCAAACGCCATCAGGTTCCAGCCTCGTCACGCTGGACAAGGAGGCCCCGATCGGAGGCAAGGAGCGGGACGTTCTTCGGGGCCTCGATCTGCATGTCGAGGCCGGCCGGACCCTCGCCGTGGTCGGCCCGTCGGGGGTAGGCAAGTCGACTCTGGTCAATCTCGTGTGCCGGCTGTACGACCCGGTGAGTGGCACTGTTCGGATCGGCCAGCACGACCTGCGCACCGTCTCTCAGGAGTCAATACGGGATGCGATTGGAGTGGTGGCCCAGGACAGTCACTTCTTCCACGACACGCTGCGGGCCAACCTCACCTACGCGCTTCCCGACGCCACCGATGAAGCATGTGAAAGCGCCTGCCGGGCGGCCATGGTCTGGGACACCGTGCAGCGCTTGCCCGGTGGCTTGGACACCGTGGTCGGTGACGGCGGCCATCACCTCTCGGGGGGTGAGCGACAACGATTGGCGATCGCCCGCCTGTTGTTGAAGAACCCGAGGATCGTGGTGCTCGACGAGGCGACCGCGCATCTCGACTCGGAGTCGGAACGAAGGGTCCAGCAGGCGCTGGCGCGAGCCCTGCACGGTCGCACAGCCCTGATTGTTGCGCACCGCCTGTCCACCGTGCGTGGAGCCGACCGGATTGTTTTGCTGCAGGACGGCGGTGTGGCGGAGAGTGGGACCCACGAGGAACTGCTGGCAGCAAACGGGCTCTATGCTTCGCTCTACCGCACGCAGTTCGGTGACGGCATGGCGGGAGCTGGCCACCCAATTGGCATCAGCGCTTGA
- a CDS encoding class III lanthipeptide has protein sequence MANILDLQSLELRDEDVTALDSGNSAHCNDTSGISVFC, from the coding sequence ATGGCGAACATTCTTGACCTGCAGTCCCTGGAGCTTCGTGACGAGGACGTCACCGCTCTGGACTCTGGCAACAGCGCGCACTGCAACGACACCAGCGGCATCAGCGTCTTCTGCTGA